A region from the Aphis gossypii isolate Hap1 chromosome 1, ASM2018417v2, whole genome shotgun sequence genome encodes:
- the LOC114131761 gene encoding chorion peroxidase-like, which produces MIFIKTLMHKVFLTVSSVLTLCTFGTTQSSDGECALHLTDPGRTSFFDFNTNTLRGGPLGMGQPGQCITYEAVNQAYADARKRISIAQTNKDKWTAQELASVGELLLDISIQLTKNYGLSYEEVEKGLPQIDTSRTLIREVCPAFLSNVECRPGKYRRYDGLCNNAKHPTWGATNTPFSRLVGPLFSDGMSGPKVSTLNNRELPTARVVSMTMHPDEGYHEHAATVMLVAFGQFMDHDFTLMGTPADPITKNEPEECCNRPPHLKNPYCNEIPVPDNDYFYSKFNVKCIDFVRAFPSVRPGCRLGSRVPFNTLTGVIDANTVYSVTDDYARHLRSGYGGLLRMNSVFVNYGLKDLLPLRLKDPDEGCTRLNSSQYCFDAGEVRVNEQLVLATMHIIWAREHNRIAKEFGKINPHWDDETIFQEARRIVIAEIQHITYNEFLPTLLGKGVMEKFGLLLQKEGYWDGYDPNVNPNILSEFSAAALRIGHTFLPTSVERWSRSHKFIASKKLSDLIRRPYDLYRAGVLDEYIMGLTNQVAQAMDDSITQEVTNTLFKKPGNRFGVDLVSFNIQRGRDFGLPGFMEYRKFCGLPASNLFQSLSGDMPNSTIHRYSTIYDSPEDVDLWSGGVSEKPLPGSMAGPVFSCILATQFSYARRGDRFWYELPNQPSSFTPDQLHEIRKTGLARVLCDNSDLIDTIQLWPIVLPDHEINPRVPCRSGIIPSLNLNKWADFPTTS; this is translated from the exons atgatattcataaaaactttGATGCATAA AGTATTTTTAACTGTCAGTTCAGTACTGACACTATGTACTTTTGGAACAACACAATCTTCAGATGGCGAATGTGCATTACATTTAACTGATCCAGGAAGGActagtttttttgattttaatactaatacattAAGAGGTGGTCCACT aggTATGGGTCAACCAGGTCAATGTATCACTTATGAAGCAGTAAATCAAGCATATGCAGATGCTAGAAAAAGAATAA gtattgcACAAACAAATAAAGACAAGTGGACGGCTCAGGAATTGGCATCTGTCGGTGAACTATTGTTGGATATATCCATACAATTGACTAAAAA ttaTGGACTTTCGTACGAAGAAGTAGAAAAGGGATTACCTCAAATAGATACGTCGAGAACTTTGATCAGAGAGGTGTGTCCTGCGTTCTTGTCAAATGTCGAGTGCAGACCGGGAAAGTACAGGAGATATGATGGTCTGTGTAATAACGCTAAGCATCCGACGTGGGGAGCTACCAATACACCTTTTTCGAGACTTGTCGGACCATTGTTTTCTGACGGCATGAGTGGACCAAAAGTCAGCACTCTCAACAATCGAGAACTACCGACAGCTAGAGTGGTCTCCATGACAATGCACCCTGACGAGGGATACCATGAGCACGCGGCTACCGTTATGTTGGTCGCTTTTGGTCAGTTTATGGATCACGATTTCACACTCATGGGAACGCCTGCTG ATCCAATTACAAAGAATGAACCAGAAGAATGCTGTAATCGACCtccacatttaaaaaatccttACTGTAACGAAATACCTGTTCCTGATAATGATTACTTTTACAGTAAATTCAATGTTAAATGCATCGATTTCGTAAGAGCTTTTCCATCAGTTAGACCAGGGTGTCGTTTAG gatcAAGGGTACCATTCAACACATTGACAGGAGTAATTGACGCAAATACAGTTTACAGCGTGACTGATGATTACGCTAG gcATTTAAGATCTGGTTATGGAGGCTTACTTCGTATGAACTCAGTGTTTGTTAATTACGGGCTAAAAGATTTGTTACCGTTGAGACTTAAAGATCCAGACGAAGGATGCACTAGATTGAACAGTTctcaatattgttttgatgccg GAGAAGTTCGAGTAAATGAACAACTCGTACTTGCtactatgcatataatatgggCTAGAGAGCACAATAGAATAGCGAAAGAATTTGGTAAAATTAATCCACATTGGGATGATGAAACCATTTTCCAAGAAGCTAGACGAATCGTTATAGCAGAAATTCAGCACATCACTTATAACGAGTTCTTGCCTACACTACTTGGAAAAGGAGTTATGGAAAAATTCGGACTACTGTTACAAAaagaa ggcTATTGGGATGGTTATGACCCGAATGTTAATCCCAACATCCTATCCGAGTTTTCCGCAGCAGCTCTCAGAATTGGTCACACATTTTTGCCAACTTCAGTTGAAAGGTGGAGCAGATCTCACAAATTCATTg CTTCCAAAAAATTATCCGATCTCATCCGCCGTCCATACGATTTGTATAGAGCTGGAGTTCTCGATGAGTATATAATGGGTTTGACTAATCAAGTAGCTCAAGCTATGGATGATTCAATAACACAGGAAGTTACAAATACGTTGTTCAAGAAACCTGGTAATAGGTTTGGAGTAGACTTAGTATCATTTAATATCCAAAGAGGCAGAGACTTTGGTTTGCCTGGATTTATGGAAtacag aaagTTTTGTGGCTTACCAGCGTCTAACTTATTTCAAAGTTTATCCGGAGATATGCCTAACTCCACTATTCATCGATATTCAACAATATACGA CTCTCCAGAAGATGTAGATTTATGGTCTGGCGGTGTATCCGAAAAACCATTACCAGGAAGCATGGCAGGTCCGgttttttcttgtattttgGCTACTCAATTTAGTTATGCCAGAAGAGGTGATCGTTTTTGGTATGAACTGCCAAATCAACCATCTTCGTTTACTCCAG atCAATTACACGAAATCCGAAAAACAGGATTAGCTCGAGTGTTGTGCGACAATTCTGATTTGATCGACACTATTCAGTTGTGGCCAATTGTTCTACCTGACCATGAaat AAATCCTAGGGTACCTTGTCGTAGCGGAATTATTCCATCATTAAATCTAAACAAATGGGCCGATTTCCCAACGAcctcgtaa